A region of the Chloroflexota bacterium genome:
CGATGGGCGCGCGCGCGGCGTCGAGCATCAATTGGCTTACTGTCGTTGGCGCGTCATCGCCGGTGAGCACACGCGCGAGCCAATCCACCACCGCACCGCTCATCACGCCGCCAATCAGATAATAACGTTCGCGTGCTGTGTGACAGCCGCACGGCATTCCGCCCGTCGCCGCGAGATCGAGAATCGGTTGGTCGAGTGGGACGAGAATCGCTTCGACGGTGCCGGAGGAATCCAGGATCGTCCCAGGTTCGGTGACTCCGGCGGCAAGCGCCGCGCAGACGTGGTCGTGTCCACCGATGACGACCGGTGTGCCGGCAAGCAACCCAGTTTCGCGCGCGGCATCTGCCGTAATCGCGCCAACGATCTGCCCGCTCGGCAATGGTGGCGGGAGTAAATCAGCCGGCAAATTAGCGAGGCGCAACAACTCATCCGACCACGCGCGTCGCGAGACATCGAACAGCATCGTGCGACACGCCAACGCGTAACTCGTCGCCAGTTGCGCCGTCAAACGAAACGTGATCCAGTCGGCGATGCAAAGCCAGGTGTGCGCGCGCATAAACATTTGGGGCGCGTGCTCGCGATACCACAACAACTTGTTGACCGAATAAATGTGGCGGAACGACAGACCGGTGATGCGGTACATTTCCGTTTCTGAAATGCGCGTGCGCCACCAGTCCAGCCAGAGCATCGTGCGCGGATCGCGCCACGCGATGATCGGCGCGAGCGGTTGTCTGGCATCGTCGAGGAGAACGCCTGCTTCGCCAAAACTGGCAACGGCAATCCCTACGACTCGAAAATCCACGCCCGGTTTTGCGATGAGCGCGCGAATCAATTGCGCGCAAGTTTGCCACAACTCTTCCGCGTCGAATTCTTCACCGGGTTGGAGCGTGTTTGGTAAAGTAACAGTGTGGACCGGTGTGGGCGCAGAAACACTCGCCACTGGTTGACCATCTTCACCCATGGCGAGTGCTTTGCAATTTGTCGTACCTAAATCGAGACCCAGAACGACGTCCATCACTTGATCCAACGCGTGAGCGCGTCCATTCCCTTGCCGGCGTTCGCAGCCATTTGCGCCAACGCTTGTTCCGGCGTCGCGCCTTGATGCACGACCGCGTTCACCGCGAGCGCGGCGGCAAGCGGATCGCTATCGCCGGGGAACAAAATGTTGCGTCCGATCATCGCGCCGCGCACACTCGCGCCGGCGCACATTCCTTTTTCGAAATTGTGGAGCGTCGGCGCAATGTCGCCAGCGGATTCGCCGCCCAACATCAAGATGGGGAGTGTGGTCGCACCGGCGACCTGGTCGTATCGCTCGACGTACGGAATTTTCAGCCATGTGTGTTGCGACGATTCGCCGAGCGCGGCGCTGACATTGACGAGTTTGACGAGCAGTAGCACGCTGGCATTGCCTTTGTAATTGCCATCTATTTTTTCTTGCGGTAATGGTTCGACGAATGCAAACAAGCCGCGCCGATGCAATTCGGTCACCGCACGCGCACAATAATCAATCGTGAGCAACGTTCCCTCATCGTCGGGAATGAAGCGAAACATCATCTTGCCGCCATCGAGTCGCTCCGCCGCGATGGATTCCGGCGTGTACGCGCTAAAGCGGTCATTCACTTCGCCAACCACGCCGGCGATACCCCCGCGTTGCATACAACCGAGCATGACACGTTCGTCAAGGAAGGATGGACCACCACCGCGTTGAACCAGGTAATCCACGATGAATAAATCTTCGATCAAATCCGGCGGCGCCATCACACCATCGAGCGACGGATCGGTGATGATGCGTAACGCGCGTCCCAGGTACTCTTGGCGATTGCCCATGATCAATGGATCGTTGCCAGAGTGCGTGACACCACGTTGCGGATGATCGCACGCGAGAATCACGAGCTTGCCATCGCGGGTGAGGCGCGCGCGTTTGCGGCGCGCGGCGGCTTGCTCCGAAATCACCTCAGGATGATTGACGCGGATTTCGGTGATCGCATCCAAGATGCGGCGCGGCAGCAAGTCGTTGATGTTGAAACGAAACGAGTTTGACATTTGGCTTCCCCTAAAATTTGTAGTCGCGTACCAGATCGGCTAACCGATTCGCGGTAGATTCATCGGGTACGTTTTGCGCTTTGTAGAACACGCCACCAAACAATTGATGCTTTGCCAGCGCGTCGGCGAATCGTTCAAATTCCACTTTGACAATGAGCGGTAAATCGCCCGTGCGTGGCTTGATGCTCGGCAAAAGATCGAAGGAGCGTGGATATCCTTCATCGTCGAGTAGCGCCAGCGCCTTGAGACCTTTGACGGTACAGACTGCATCAATCAAATGCCGACCATTGCCGTGAATGTGAGTTACGCCGCCGTCGAATTGCGCGAGCATGTTTTCGGCGTTCGCGCGTCCCCATGTTTCAAAGTACTTGACGGACGTGAGATGGAACGGATCAACGCTTTCAGATACAATTCGACCGGGCAGCCATTGCGCGAAATTACTGCACGTGCCACCGGCGAGCAACGGAACGCGCGCGAAGAATGCGCGCTGAACGTTGACGTTGATCTCGAACGCGCGCGCGATGGCTTGCGCGATCCAGTCGGGACGATCAATCAGCGCGAGATACGTCTGCGTTGCGCCGACAAGCTCGTACACAAAATTGAGTCCGTCAATCAAAATGAAATGGCTGACGCCGAATTTGCCGCGCGCCGTGTCGGCAAAGATGTCGAGTTGTTTGACGTAGCGATGAAACCAGGAATGGTTCGAATCGAATGCCACCCGCTCCAGTTCTGCCCAATCGTGCAAGATCGGCGCGACCATCGAGGAGACCCAGCCCTTAGCCGGGTCGAATAAAAAGCGCGGCGCACCGCCGACCAACGCGCCGTACAATCCCTGGTCCATTTCGCTCAAGTACGCGCTCGGTATCGAATCGTCATGAATCGTCGCGCGTTCACGCAAATACGCATCCCAGAAATGGGCGCGTGCTTGTGGATCGGGATACGCGTCAAAACCAGACGCGTGTTGCGCGGCGTACTCGACCAGGACGGCGCTTGGTGTTTGGAACGAAGCCAGGACAAGGTCTTGCGCGCGCTGGTCGTACAATCGGCGTAATCGTTTCAACGTTTCCGTTTCGCGCGGACAGTAACTCAGCATCACGCGGCTGTTCCCGGCGTTGGCGGCGTCGCGGTGTTCTGATCCGTGATGATCGCGTAATCGGGATGCCCTTGCAACAACGTCACTGGATAATCCACGTCCTCGTCGCCCATCAACGCGATACGGAGCACGGCGCGTTGCCACGCGCCGCCCTGGCAGTACAACCGAATCCGACGCGCGGCGAGAATATCGCGCAGCCCCAGGGTCACTGCCATCGGCGGCAGCGCGGCGGGATTGCCGCCGGTCGAACGCGCGCTGTTCATCACGACGGTTTCCGGCTCGAGTTGAACGAGGCGCGTCAACGAGTTGCGAAATTCAGCCGGCGTCAGTTTGAACCAACGCGAAATCGGCGGCTCGTTGAATGCAACGTGTCCGTGATAGCCCACGCCGCCATAGCACGTGTCAACGCCACCCACTTGCGCGATGCGTGCGCTGATGTGATCGAGATTCAGGGGATCGGGGAACAGCGTTTGCTCCGGCGGTATTCGCAATCCTGGGTCGAGTTGATCGAACAGCAACTCTCCCATCGCGCGTTGAAAACTGAGCGGGTGGTCGCGCGGGATCGCGCGACCTTGCCAGTCGCAGTATTCGTCCATGTTGAACGTAAAAACATTTTTCCAGCTGATGCGTTCTGCATTACACATGCGCGCGAGTATCGGATACTGATCCACGGGACCGACGGGCAGAATCAAGCGCGTCGGTTTGCCGGCGCGATTGTTCGCGTTGATCTCGTCGGCGACCGAACGCGCAAAATGATGAAACAATGCCGGCAAGTCCGGCATAATCTCCAATTTCACTTTGCTCGCGGCAGGTAATTCTCCCGGCGCGAGCGTGAGAAAATGGCGGAGGGTGTTCATAGTCAGCGCCCTTTCATTTTTGAAGTTGTTGCAGAATGCTGAAGGGTGGCAACTGGGCGGCGGTCGCGGTGACTGTCGCGCTAACGTTCGGATGCAATTGCACGAGCGAACCTGGGAACGTTGGCGTCACCGGACCGAAGAGCGCGCGCCGCAAAACGCCGGCATGCCACGACCGCATAAAGGTCAGGTGGATTTTTTTCGCGCTCAACAATTCCTTCATCCCAACCGTGCATGCTTTCGGCGGAATAATTTCGAGATTGCCGCCCGTGCCGCCCATCGCCATTTGTGCGATATCGGCGTCACTCAGTTCGATGACGCGTACCGACATGTTTTTGAATGTTTCGAGATCAACGCTCGGCGGTTGCGGCAAATTGAACGCGAAATGTCCGTTGATGCCCATGCCGCCGTAAACAATATCTACGCCGCCGCATTTTTGAATCGTGCGCTGCACGAGACCCAGGTCGTCGGGATTCGGCAGGATAAGTTGATCGGGCGGCAATTGCTTGTCGCGATCCAAACGATCCAGTAAATCGTGTTGATAGAACGCGCGAAAACTTGCGGGATGGTCGAACGGAATTGGTTTGTCGTTCGCGTCGCAGTACTCATCCATCGAAATGATGACGAGCGATTCGCAACTGACGCCTTCCCGATTGCACAATTCGGCGAACGCGGCATAGTCGAGCGGACCCACCGGCAGAATTGCCGTGGTCATTTTGCCTTGGGCGCGATTCGCTTTGATCAGATCAACCAACTCGCGCGCGACGACGCGACACAAATCGTCGTGGGTCTCGACAAACGCAAAGGGAATTTTACTGTGCTGATTAAACTCGTTCGCTGGAATCGCGTTATAGTCCAACATCCCATCCATCTCCTTGTCCCATCCGTTCACGATTTTGGTTTGCGCATCTCGGGCGGAATGTGTTCGGCATTCCATTTCTCGTACACTTTCCAGTGATAATCCAAGCCGCGTTCTTTTTCCGCCCACATCTCTTGCAAGCCGGGAATGTCCCACAAGCGCACACCGTGGCGTGTCATCGCGTCTACATAATCGCGCGCCTCGCGCATCAATTCGACCTGACGGAGGACTTGTTTTTCATTACACTGCGGGATGACGACCACACCATCATCATCGCCCATCACAATGTCACCCGGGCGAACGTGGACGCCGCCACACTCGATTGGCGCCTGGGTTTCGCCAACCAATTTCAATCCACCGTGCGTTGGCACAACATAACGACTGAAAACCGGGAATCCCAGTTTCTTGAGCTTGGGCGTATCCTGGGCACCCCCATCAATCACCACACCGACCGCGCCGCGCGCGCGAATGAGTTCGCAAACTTGCAGACCACAGCCGCCCATTCGTTTCGGGTCGCGCCCGCGCACGACGAGCACCTCGTCTTTGCCAATCTCGTCGAAAATGTTTTTGCAAATCGCATTGATTTCGTTGACCGTGAACGCGCGTCCGACCATTTTTACACCGGGCAACACCGGGCGAATTTCCGGTTCCATCGGGCACACCAGTCCCTCAACGTAACCTACATCGAAACAGGAATACTGGCGGAATTTTTCCAGAATCAGGTCGCTCATTCCAGACTCCATCTGTAATCTACAAATCCATCTCATGCCCACGCACGTTTTATTTTGCTCACTGCTTCGGCGATGCTTTCCATATCTTGACGGTCGCCGAGCAAAACGTACTGGAACAACCACACCGCGCGTTCCGCTGCGTGCTCGGTCACGGGACAATCCGGCAACGTGGTTTCGTTGAACATGTCCGCGCGCGCGCGCTTGATTGCGTTCGTGCGATAAAGCGGAATGTACCCTGGACTGCACGCGCCGATTCCCTCGGCGCGCAACGCGTCGAGAAACTCGCGGCGCGGATGACCGCCGAACGCGCTCGCCGCGTACTCGGCGATGAACAGATGCCGCGCGTGCTGCGTGACGCGCGGATCGTCCGGCAACGCGTCGAGTCCACCGACTTGGGCGAGCAACTGCGCGAGGTAACGCGCGTTCGCCTCGCGCACTGGGACGTGTGCGGGATAGCGTTCGAGTTGCACGAGCAAAAGCGCGCCTTCCCACTCCGCCATGCGATAATTCGTACCGACGATTTCGTGTTCGTACCACGCGCCGGTGCGCGTGCGTCCAACCGTGTGATACGACCAGCAAAATTCCGCGAGCGCCGCGTCATTCGTGACGACGATGCCGCCCTCGCCGGCGGTGATATTCTTACTCGCCTGAAAACTGAACGCGCCGAGGTCGCCCAGCGCGCCGACGCGTTGCCCGCGCCATTCCGCGCCCCACGCCTGGCACGCGTCCTCGATCACGCGCACATTGTGGCGACGCGCAATATCCAAAATCACGTCCATGTTCGCCGGACGTCCGGCGAGATGCACCGGCATGATCGCTTTGGTTTTTGCAGTAATCGCAGATTCAATTTTTGTTGGGTCAAGGTTCCAACTTGTTGGTTCGATGTCCACGTACACCGGTTTCGCGCCGAGGAGCAAGATGACGTTCGAAGTGGCGATGAACGTGTACGGCGTCGTGATCACTTCGTCGCCCGGCTGGATGCCCAGTGCGCGCAACGCCATCTCAAGCGCGAGTGTGCCGTTCGGCACACCCACACCGAAACGCGCGTGCTGAAACTCGGCAAACTTTTTTTCGAACGCGGTGACCTGGGTTCCAACGTGCACGCCCCAGTTGCGCGAATGCAAAACCCGGAGCAACGCTTGTTCTTCGCGTTGATCGAACTGGGGCCATTCGGGAAATGGCTTAGTGCGGACCGGTGTGCCGCCGTCAATGGCGAGGGGTTGTGTCATATCGAATCGTCAAAGGATGAAGATTTTCGCATGAACAAATCATCGCTTTCATCCTTCATCCTTCCATTTTCATCCTTAGAATTTCAGCGCGCCTTCCATCAATCCTTTGGTGAACCACTTTTGCAAACCAAAGTAGATGAGCATCGGCGGAATGAAACTGATGAGCGTCGCGGTGGCGGCGACCGGGAACGTCCATTCGCCGGTGCCCGCGCCTGGGTTGAGCAAGCGGATGCCAATCGAAATTGGCATCGCGTCAATTTTGCTGGTGAACGTAAAGGCGAGCAAGTACTCGCCCCACACCGGCACGAAAGTAAAAATCGCGACGGTCACGAGCGAACTTGAGACGAGCGGAAACATGATCTCGCGGAACAATCGAAACGTCCCGGCACCATCTATCGTCGCGGCGTCTTCCAAATCTTTGGGGATTGCGGAGAACGCCGAGCGCATCACGAAATTGCCGAGCGCGAGATGCCAACCGGAATAGGGTAGAATCAACCCGGGCAAGGTGTCAATTAAATCGAAACCGGAGAGCATTTGATACAGCGCGGGCAATGCCGTGCTGAGCGGCATCCACATTCCGATCGTCACGAGCCAGAAAATCACGTCGCGTCCGGGAAATTTCAATCTCGAAAACGCAAACCCCGAGAGCGTGGTGCACGTGACGACGAAGAACACGGTCATGCCGGTAATGACGATGCTGTTGCGATACAACATCACCAAACTCGTCGCGCGCGTGAACCGATCCAGGACAAGTTGCAAATTCTCCAAAGTCAAGTGACGCGGGATGAGATTCATCGGCACGACGTACGCTTCCTCGATCGGGCGAAACGCCACGCCCATCAACCAGAGGAAGGGGGCGAGACTAAGGAATGCGCCCAGGGCGAGGATGGCATAGAAAATAATTTGGCGCGGGAGCACGTTGACGCGGATGCGCGATTTTGTAATGGCACTCATCATCTTCCTCTAATCCATGCGATTGCGAAACCAGCGCCAACCCAGGAAGGCGACCAGCGTCGAAAAAATACTGAGCATGATGAACCAGGTTGCGCCATAACCCATCCGCCAGTTGCCATCGCGGAACGTGATATAGTACGCTTGCAAACCGTACGCCATCGTCGAGCGCACCGGTCCGCCCTCGGTCATGAACAACGGCTCGGCGATGAGACCCAGGACTTGAAGACGCAACACCATAATCACCAGAAAGATCGGCGCGAGCAGGGGTAGTGTGACGTGGCGCAACAACTGCCATTCGTTCGCGCCGTCAATGCGCGCGGCTTCGTTCAACTCTTGCGGGATATTGTTCAAGCCGACGAGAAATAGAATCATCGTCGCGCCCATCAAACGCCACACACTCATAATCACGAGCGACAAGAGTGACGTGTTTGGATCGCCGAGCCATCTAGTCCACGGTATCGGCAAGTGCAAAACGTTGATGAGCAGATGATTGAGCGGTCCCCAGGTCGGATCGAAAATCCACTGCCACGCGATGTACAACATCCCCGCCGGCAACACGACCGGAAAATAGTAGAGCGTGCGAAAGACCGACGCGACATTCGGTCGCCGCACACGGTCGAGCAGAATCGCGACGATGAGCGCGATGAGCGTACTGCCCGGCACGTACATCAAGGTGAACTTGAGCGCGACGCCAAACGTTTCCCACACGCGTGGGTCTTGCGCCCACTCGATGATGTTTGCCAGACCGACGAATTGAATGCGGTCGGGACGCAAAAACTCGTAGCGCATAAACATCATCCACACAGTCCGCGCGCTGGGATACAAGACAAACGTGATGTAAAAAAATAAGAGCGGCGCGAGAAATAGATATCCCACCTTGCCGCGCCAAATCGCGCGGAGTAAACTCGCGCGTTCGGCGCGCGGCGTAGTGACTAACGTTGCAGTTTGTGTCGCCATGCAACTTTCTCCAGCCCGTTCAGACTTCCGAAGTTTCAAAAACTTCGGAAGTCTGAGACACAGAATTACTTGACTTCGGCAACGCCCTTGGCGGTGCGCTCTTTCATATTCTTCAACGTCACGTCCACCGATTGATTCTGGAGAATCATCTTCTCGATCTCTTCCTTGTAGATGGGTTGCTCGACGGTGAGAAAGTATTGATTCGACGGAATCGGTTCGGACGTATCAAGCAGAGCAAGGAGCGGCGGCGCCCACGCCGGTTGTTTGCCGGAATCTTGTAGTTTCTTTTGCGCGGACTTGAACGGCACGATTTTATAGTTGCCGGGTTGCGACATTTCGACGGCGAGTGGATCCAAAAGCCCTTTGAGCATAAAGTCAATCGCGGCTTCCTTGTTCTCCGAATATTTGGGAATCATCGCGCCGAGCGTCCAGAAGAGTGTGCTTGAGCGTTTCCCTTTCGGGAAACCGACCATCTTGACATCGGCTTCGGGTTGCTTGGCTTGAATCGCGCGCAAGACCTGGGCTTGCCAATAGATTTCCGTCGCGAGCGCGCCGGACTGGAACGCTTTCGCCGAACCGAGCGCTTCGGCGGACGATGGCGGCAAGTACGGGTACAGCTTCTTCATCAGTTCGAGCGTTTCCTTCGCGGCGGGATCGTCAAAGTTGACGACGCCCTCCGCCGTGAACATCTTGTCGGTCTGCGTGCCCATGATCGGCAACATACTGCGATGGAGCCAGTTCCAGTCCATGCCAAAGCCATAGACCTTGTCGCCGTATTTCGTTTTGATCTTGGCGCTCGTTGCCAACACCTCGTCCCAGGTCGTCGGCGGGTTCTCGGAACCAGTCGCCTCTTTCAACATCGAGGGGCGATAGATCAAGCCGAACACATCCGACCACCACGGGAAGGTGTAAATTTTTCCATCGCCGGTGAACTTGATTTCTTTGAGCACGCCGCCGTACACATCATCCCACACACTCTTGGGAATCAGGTTGTCGAGCGGGTCCACGAGACCCAGTTTGGCAAGCGCGCCGGGTTCGATGAAGGGCGTCGGTCCGAGCAATACATCCCAGGATGCTTTTTTCTGCTGAGCTTCGAGTTGGACCTTTTGCGCGATCACGTTCCACGCTTGCTCTTCGCCGGGGATGGCAATGATTTCGACTTGCACATTAGGATTCTGTTTGTTGTACGCGGCGACAATGTCTTTGAACTCGATCTGTTGCAAGTACTGCCCATACACGCCGAGTCGCAGCTTGCCCGACGCCGCCTTGGGTGCGGCAGGCACGCTGGTCGGCGCGGGAGCCGTTGTCGGCGTCGCGCAGGCAACCAAAATCAGACTGGCAACGATGAACAGAGCCACGATGACGAACATTTGCTTTCGCATTTTTTCTCCTCCTTGAGATTGACTCGCTCCACTGACATTGATCCGATTTCAACCAAATGTGATTTTATTTTCCGCGCCTCCTTTCACTCAAAAGACCAATAGCCGAAAAACTGGGGACGATGGAACCAAATCGGTGATAACGGATTTGGCGACCAGGCGCTGTATTCTTCAATCGGCGCGCGATCAATGCGAAACAAGTTGACGCGCCAGACTTCGCCCGACAAGATCGCTTGCGCACCATCCGCCAGCAACGCGTGGAGAGGAATCGCCCACTCGCTTGCCCACCCGCGTGGAGTGTTGCGCGTCGCCGTTTGCCAACCTTGGCACGTCCACGCACGATCAAACGTCACCGCATCACCGCGCGCGTTTGGATTCGTCACGCGCACATCGTTCACCGTGTTCAGCGGATTACACTGAAATTCGAAATAGTGAATGAGATCGCCGTACGGCGCGATGAATGCTTCGACCGCTTCTTCCTGCCAGACCAAACTATCGCGCTGGGTCATCGTCGCGCGAATATCCGTGTCCGCGCAATCGAACGCGAGATAGAGCGTCGCGCCATCCCAGCATCCGCGCACGGTGGTCTGCTGTTGCGGCTCGCCGTTTCCTTGCGCGTGTTTCAACACGATTGGCAAGGTATCGCGCCACACCGGTTTTGCCAGGTCGCCATCCCTCGCCAGTGGTTGCTCCACGCGACGGCAACGATAGATGGGCAAATCGGAAAAGGAGAGCATCCGCGATTTCATTACTTGTCGTGGCTCGCGCATTTGGCGACAATGCACTTTACGCCCACAGATTCAAACTGCTTGACGATTGCGCGCGGCGTGCAATCGCTCGTGACGATGGTCGAGATCTCGGACACGTCGGCGACCTTGGTCAGATTCGAGCGCGTGAACTTGCTACTGTCGGCGAGCAGAATCGTTTGATCGGAGTGCTGGACGAATTCGCGCGCGACGAGCGCGACCGCTTCGCTGTGATTCGTCATGCCATGCTCGACCGTGATGCCATCGGTGCCGACGAAATACTTGTGCAGGCGAACGCCATCGAGCACCATCGCCGGCGCTTTGCCGATCAACTCGAAGGAACGCGGGTCGAGATTGCCGCCGGTCAGCATGACCTGGATGCCCGGCAACGCGACGAGTTCCGCGGCGACATTGACCGCGTTCGTCACGACCGTGATGCCTTCGAGCAGACGCATGTGCAGCGCGAGTTCGGTGCAAATGCGTCCGCCGCTCATTCCGACCACGTCGCCGCGTTCGATCAATTGCAACGCCTGGTGCGCGATCGCGCGCGCTTCTTTGACGAGCACGGGCGGTTTGTGTATCGGCAACGGATTGTAACTGACCACATTGGAGAGTGTCGCGCCGCCGTGCGTGCGTTGGATAAAACGATGCTCGCTCATTTCGTTCAAATCGCGCCGCACACTCGACGGCGATACGTCGAGCAATTCGCTCAATTGCTGAATCGAAAGATCACCGTGCTCGCACAACAGATCAAAGATTTGTTTTTCTCTGCCGTTCACAAGTGGATGCTCCTCGGCGCTTGTCCCACCATGCGCGCAAAATTTTCCCAGTAGATTTTTTCGAGCGCCGCGCGCGGTAACGCCATGCCGCGCAAACGCTTGCCCGTGAATGCCATCGTCACCGCGCCAACCCCGGCAGGCAGCGGTATGTCCCAGTCCGTTTCCAAAAACGCGCGCACGAGCCATGCTTGTCCGGATTCGCGTCCCAGTTCAAACGGGACGGTTGGGTCAACGACCGGACCTGCGCCCACATCGGTGCCGTAAATCAAACGGTCTTGATAGCGCAGGAAAAATTCGCGCGCCGCGTCCACGTTTTGACTCAATTCGAAATACCCGGCGATGCCTGGTGCAAGGTCGAACGCAACCGAAGGATGCGCGTCTAGAAATCGCGCGGCGCGCGGCACATCGTCCCAGAAAAATAAAAAATGAGCGAAGATTATTTTCAGACGCGGATGCCGGTTCAAGATGCGTTCGGTCTCGGCGAACATGTCCTCACGCGTTGGATAGTTCGCGCCGACATACGACCAGCGTTCGAGACCGACACGCGCAGGGTCCCAAAACCGGAGCGGGTCCGCCATGTGCAGTGTGATCGGCATACCGCGTTTTTCCATCCACGCCCAGTACGGCGCGTAGAGTGCGCCTTCCAGGCGATCCGGCAAGTTGACGTACATGACCGGCTTGCCTTCCCACATCTTGATGCCGTCGAACCCTTGCGCGTCCAGTTGCTGCGCTTGCGCGACGAGGTCATCGGCGGTGAGGCGCACCGGCGAATAATCGAGCGCGCCGAACGCGAACGCGCGTCCTTGGGACAATTGTTTGAATCGCAACGCCTGGGCGTTGAGTGTGCTCGGATTGCCAGCTGGGGCTTGCGAAAGAGATAGCGCGTTACAACACCGCGCGCCGGTGTGTGTCAGCGTTTGCCAAAGCAAACCTGGGTCGAGGTTTGCCCAAACGTGAGTGTGCCCATCGAGGATGGGCATATCGGCAAAGGCGGTGAAATCAAAACTGGGTGCATCGGACATTCGTCATTCGTCCAATGGCAACGTGACCGGCTTGCCGGTTTCGGCGGAGCGATCAATCGCGAAAACGACCTCGTGCGTTTTCACCGCATCGGCGAGATCCGGCTGAACCGGTTTATGGTTGATGATCGCGTCAACGAAATCGTCAATCTCGGCTTGGAATGGATGATGCGACGGATCGCCGCTACTGGGAGTGATCGTTGGAATCGTGATGAAATTGTTTTGTCCCGCAAACTTGTGCGACCAAATCTGGTTGTCGCGAATCGTGCCTTGATGACCCATCAAAACGATATTGAACGCGTACGGCATTTCACACTCCATAGATGCGGATATTTTGCCGATTGCGCCGTTCGCATAACGGACAAGCGCGACAACGGTGGGATCGTAATCGAAATGCGGACGCCCTTTGCCTTTCGTCGAGTACGCGCTGACCTCGACGATTTCCGAATTCACGAGAAAACGCGCGGCATCCACAGCGTGACATCCGCCCATCAAAAACACGCCGCCGGCAATTTTCCGTTGCGACATCC
Encoded here:
- a CDS encoding RraA family protein, whose translation is MSDLILEKFRQYSCFDVGYVEGLVCPMEPEIRPVLPGVKMVGRAFTVNEINAICKNIFDEIGKDEVLVVRGRDPKRMGGCGLQVCELIRARGAVGVVIDGGAQDTPKLKKLGFPVFSRYVVPTHGGLKLVGETQAPIECGGVHVRPGDIVMGDDDGVVVIPQCNEKQVLRQVELMREARDYVDAMTRHGVRLWDIPGLQEMWAEKERGLDYHWKVYEKWNAEHIPPEMRKPKS
- a CDS encoding DegT/DnrJ/EryC1/StrS family aminotransferase yields the protein MTQPLAIDGGTPVRTKPFPEWPQFDQREEQALLRVLHSRNWGVHVGTQVTAFEKKFAEFQHARFGVGVPNGTLALEMALRALGIQPGDEVITTPYTFIATSNVILLLGAKPVYVDIEPTSWNLDPTKIESAITAKTKAIMPVHLAGRPANMDVILDIARRHNVRVIEDACQAWGAEWRGQRVGALGDLGAFSFQASKNITAGEGGIVVTNDAALAEFCWSYHTVGRTRTGAWYEHEIVGTNYRMAEWEGALLLVQLERYPAHVPVREANARYLAQLLAQVGGLDALPDDPRVTQHARHLFIAEYAASAFGGHPRREFLDALRAEGIGACSPGYIPLYRTNAIKRARADMFNETTLPDCPVTEHAAERAVWLFQYVLLGDRQDMESIAEAVSKIKRAWA
- a CDS encoding extracellular solute-binding protein — encoded protein: MRKQMFVIVALFIVASLILVACATPTTAPAPTSVPAAPKAASGKLRLGVYGQYLQQIEFKDIVAAYNKQNPNVQVEIIAIPGEEQAWNVIAQKVQLEAQQKKASWDVLLGPTPFIEPGALAKLGLVDPLDNLIPKSVWDDVYGGVLKEIKFTGDGKIYTFPWWSDVFGLIYRPSMLKEATGSENPPTTWDEVLATSAKIKTKYGDKVYGFGMDWNWLHRSMLPIMGTQTDKMFTAEGVVNFDDPAAKETLELMKKLYPYLPPSSAEALGSAKAFQSGALATEIYWQAQVLRAIQAKQPEADVKMVGFPKGKRSSTLFWTLGAMIPKYSENKEAAIDFMLKGLLDPLAVEMSQPGNYKIVPFKSAQKKLQDSGKQPAWAPPLLALLDTSEPIPSNQYFLTVEQPIYKEEIEKMILQNQSVDVTLKNMKERTAKGVAEVK
- a CDS encoding carbohydrate ABC transporter permease, whose amino-acid sequence is MSAITKSRIRVNVLPRQIIFYAILALGAFLSLAPFLWLMGVAFRPIEEAYVVPMNLIPRHLTLENLQLVLDRFTRATSLVMLYRNSIVITGMTVFFVVTCTTLSGFAFSRLKFPGRDVIFWLVTIGMWMPLSTALPALYQMLSGFDLIDTLPGLILPYSGWHLALGNFVMRSAFSAIPKDLEDAATIDGAGTFRLFREIMFPLVSSSLVTVAIFTFVPVWGEYLLAFTFTSKIDAMPISIGIRLLNPGAGTGEWTFPVAATATLISFIPPMLIYFGLQKWFTKGLMEGALKF
- a CDS encoding sugar ABC transporter permease — its product is MATQTATLVTTPRAERASLLRAIWRGKVGYLFLAPLLFFYITFVLYPSARTVWMMFMRYEFLRPDRIQFVGLANIIEWAQDPRVWETFGVALKFTLMYVPGSTLIALIVAILLDRVRRPNVASVFRTLYYFPVVLPAGMLYIAWQWIFDPTWGPLNHLLINVLHLPIPWTRWLGDPNTSLLSLVIMSVWRLMGATMILFLVGLNNIPQELNEAARIDGANEWQLLRHVTLPLLAPIFLVIMVLRLQVLGLIAEPLFMTEGGPVRSTMAYGLQAYYITFRDGNWRMGYGATWFIMLSIFSTLVAFLGWRWFRNRMD
- a CDS encoding carbohydrate kinase, with amino-acid sequence MDVVLGLDLGTTNCKALAMGEDGQPVASVSAPTPVHTVTLPNTLQPGEEFDAEELWQTCAQLIRALIAKPGVDFRVVGIAVASFGEAGVLLDDARQPLAPIIAWRDPRTMLWLDWWRTRISETEMYRITGLSFRHIYSVNKLLWYREHAPQMFMRAHTWLCIADWITFRLTAQLATSYALACRTMLFDVSRRAWSDELLRLANLPADLLPPPLPSGQIVGAITADAARETGLLAGTPVVIGGHDHVCAALAAGVTEPGTILDSSGTVEAILVPLDQPILDLAATGGMPCGCHTARERYYLIGGVMSGAVVDWLARVLTGDDAPTTVSQLMLDAARAPIGAEGLWFEPYLDGAGSYLRDPAAWGAWLGLRLHHSRADMIRAAMEGLTFGIRHLLEKMQRAGKFPARALRAVGGGTRNTWWQQLKADVIGAPIETLVVSDVTAQGAALLAGIGIGMYADEATAIARAYRPMTRYAVNAENHARYEALYRDVFEKLYPALKPISLGRDYAGAKQL
- a CDS encoding 6-phosphogluconolactonase, with the translated sequence MNTLRHFLTLAPGELPAASKVKLEIMPDLPALFHHFARSVADEINANNRAGKPTRLILPVGPVDQYPILARMCNAERISWKNVFTFNMDEYCDWQGRAIPRDHPLSFQRAMGELLFDQLDPGLRIPPEQTLFPDPLNLDHISARIAQVGGVDTCYGGVGYHGHVAFNEPPISRWFKLTPAEFRNSLTRLVQLEPETVVMNSARSTGGNPAALPPMAVTLGLRDILAARRIRLYCQGGAWQRAVLRIALMGDEDVDYPVTLLQGHPDYAIITDQNTATPPTPGTAA